The Nematostella vectensis chromosome 11, jaNemVect1.1, whole genome shotgun sequence nucleotide sequence CAGAGACCTTATTGAACTGAGTTAAGTTACATAAGATTCCATGGTTTGATACGATACGTTTGATACGTTGTTGTTCTGCAAAGTGCCGGAGATAAAGTTAAGGTTGGGTTCAGAGTAAGAGTTCAGGGTACGAGTTCAGGGTACGGGTACGATTACGATTTGCAAAGTGAAAAAATGTTGAACATTCCGTCATAGGCtgataggggacttgcgctaagagatcacgtgacctttctgggtggcaaatttaATCCAACACAATCACAGAAATGGCAGTGCTCGTCGCACCAGAGAACGATGAAAAATTgaaatctttaaataaaattaaaccctttctgaaaaaaacacttttttggTAATTTTCCATTTATGTCAACTATATAGCAATTTTAGGTTCATTTCATAGTTTGAGGTATTAGCAATGAATATCCTTAGTTTGGTTTGTGTTCCAATTATAGTTTCAGAGCTAGAGCTGTTACCGTAAGAGCATTAAAATCATGTATTTTGGGGGTGGCTtggttaccatagcaacagtaACTGCCAAAATTGGTATCGAATGATTAGTCTCAATTAGGTTAATGATatgtgaaataataaaactgctaaGTCTTTCTAAGTCTTTTGCTTAAAATTTTTGTTGTCTTGGGTATCATACCCCCTTAAGCATTTGTTAatgaattggtcagaaatgaacaattgatattttgtcaaaagagtcaattctattacattgcttggatgcgcttttgaaggtcgtctatgccttggaggaatctatgagtatccgggtctggtgatgttaaGTTTGCTtttctgacgttttggagttgggcataaattttacaggcgtctcagggcgttatggcaatgaaagacttaaaaatcttaaattttctaaaaacacttttctctaaaaatcctaaaaaatcCCGGCTTCCTCTGACATGACTTAGAAGTGCACTTCATGTCAGATTGCAATAGAAGGCTTGAAGTGCATATCGCATCTTTCAAGTACACACGTACGTTTGCTTACACGCAGCTCTCATTAACCATCATTTGCCCTCTTTAGCTATGTTTCCCATGCTcgattcttatttttttagaaataaaaataacaataaaaactcATTGTGGTGGCAGCCACAGTCCCGTTTCAATAACTATttctatggtcaccacttaggCCAAAATAGCTGGGTATGTACAGGCATCCAGCTAGAGGTGAGCACGACCATTACAACCACCACTCAACCACCAAAAAGCAGtctcttttttaaataaactttttttccacaatatctatgactgcacatctTATGCTGCACATCTTATGCTTATTGTCTGGCTTCATGCATGAGGTGCTGTTGATAAGAGCATTTGAAAGTCATGAAAGCGTGCATGATTCAGGGACGGATGTGGTATCAAAATAGGGGTGGATAATGaccggatagacggcttataactgatccagttggtcttggtaggtcacatagatctaaAAATACTTCATGCTAAATTGGATTTGTCTCGTCCGCAAATtcaagcaggcgaaggcatatggacagtacctcccgtccctcaaacatttattttctttaaacaaagtgacttttcatttatttttctagaaagggggtggggcaaggatatccacccaatccaccccccccttcctctgtatccgcccctgtgATTTCAGATTGACTGTCATCAGAGTTCACCTTTTCCCTTTTGTTACAGACGACAATGGCTTCAAtgaaataatttcttttgtgtaataaaataatagaagCGATAATAGAAgagatttatttttgttccttTAGAaacttataaaacaaacagagaaatcataaaataaagggTTAGTGTTCAGCCAAGACATCTGCCCCGAGTGTCAACTGCCCCAGGCAAATCTATAAGTATAGAGATTTTACCCttgcttttaaaaaagtagACCAAGTAATATTATTTTTGGAAAGCCAATCATTCAGCTCGAGCACTTCAACTTctagttgtatttttttttccatttttgtgCAAATTTGCTCCTACTTCCCTTGCACACAAGATAATCAGCCTTCGCGGACATGGACCGGTTTAAAAAACGGGGGTCCTGTGGATTTTAAACGCGCGTTCGCGGATCGGTTTTTGTCTACAGTCGTCTTGCTACCTTTTTGTACGTATTTCTAGCCGGTTTGACGGATATTTAACTTCAAGCTTCAACGTAAAATATCAACGTAAAATAAAACGAGAGAAAAAAGACTGCTGCAAACAAACTCCGATCTTTCTGGGTCTTCGCTTTCGTGCTCAAGTTATAGGCATAAGACGACTTTCGATGTTTGATAGAATTGGGGCCACTGGGATTTCGTGATGTGCTATTTGTTGAAGTCCGAATCGCCAGTAGTCTGCTTAACTGTCACTTACTAGAGTTACAAGGGGTGGTTTTGTACAACCCAACCTTCTAAAAACTTCCACATTCTAAAAAATTGTACACTCATCGTTCTAAAAATTTGTACACTCACGATAATGGCAAGAAACAAGCTATCTGTATAATATATAAGCTATGTAGGCCTGTAAGTTGGTTTATACAGGATTATTACATCTCAACATTACACTAATAGTTACTCCAATctgcaatagaaaaaaagaagaaacacATTTAGTTATAAGAACAGGGGTAaaggcagggccgtagcagggggtggggcactgggggcacgtgcccccccaatattttcaaatataataaagaaaaaaccagtaggggcgtggctttgCCCCCTAttgttttcctaatgtttctgtatccaGAGAGATGCATACTCCCTGGAATCATACATATGGCTATTCCCTTTCATAgccatagcaggcctcgaattattgggggggggggggggggggggttaggaGGGCACGATACAGATAAATCCACGAGCCAGGCGATCGGTACGCGGTGGCAAGATGTAGCAGATATGTTCTCAACCATGAAAAACTGGCCATTTCTTATTGACAAAAATCAACCAAACCTTAGACTATTTACATACAATGTCTATTCCTGAGCATCCTGCTTCCAATTCTCGATTTCATAccctaaccccccccctccccaaaatTTTTACACAAAATGTATAAGAGCCTAATCCGCAGATTTACAAGAATGTATCCAATAGATAGTAAACCATGTTCGATATGTTATATCAGGACTAAGGCAAGTGCATGGTGGTGGGGCTATAGGTAAAACAGTCAAATCATCATTGCAAAAGTTCGAGAACATAAGCAGATAAGAGACATTTAATTTCTGAGAAGAATTTCCGAGAGAAAAGCTAAACTTTGAACATTTACCTTAGAGCCATGCGTGCCTGCCCCAGCTCTCTCATGACATATATACCCCTATAAAGCTTTGGGAATAAATTGTTGAATACTTACCCAAGGAGAGCACAAGCCAGAACAAAGAGGGCCATTGGGGTGGCAGAAGctttaaacaaataataattcgaacgttaaaaaaaaagcatataaAAAAGCATATTAAGGTCCAATTCAAGTTATACGAGTCCCTTGCCTTCACAAGTAGTGGTCGTTGCGGCTGACTTTCCTGATAGAATAAAATTATGCATGTTATACGATATACAATGAGAAGCTAAATCAAGATGGGTAGTGATTCATGATGGACATAgcctcaaggcttgagaaggAACAGCTACctggcccgtacccaggggggtgcaaggGGTGTGAACGCCCCAGCCCACCACAACGGTCCGCTTTCGGTtatcaatagacgtgctatttgtagacaaaactataaagcatattAAGCTTGATCACTCTCgcagccaaatccgacaataaactttctgtggagatactgcaaaggtaTATAAAATAGCTTTTTGTGTCTCCCCTCCCCGAGGGGAATGACTAGGTccattttttcggatttcgaaccctccccccctaagaaaaatcctgggtaaggGCCTGGGTCCGTTGTCGGAATTGAAAGCTCTCCCCAGTCCTTTGCTCTTCCAAGACTAAAAATTTTGTCAAATTTCGGTGGTTGTTTTGATTTACTTCCAGATTTCTAGCCTTCGGAAACATATTTTTGAGGCAGGAATTTCAACTGGAGGAGATATATAGAGAtatatgctctcttgatatAACGCATTCGCTTTCTCAGTAGGGAATCTGCTGCCTAAACCATTAGCGTTCGATGCAGTTGGCATTcttgataaaatattttttttgcaatttaaAATAAGAAGCTAAATCAAGATGGATAGTGACTCTgacacaaataaaaaaaacttaaataaATCAAACAGCCTAAAACttttgggagcgcccgcaaagtacgctgaaTCCTCGAGTATGCCTTAAACTGGGTTCATCACAATTCTAAAGGCTTAACTCCAAACATATCGATCTTGAGgggttttactgtatttctcaGTCTGCTATAGGGCTATGGTATAGGGTGGAGGCTTAGTAGGTAGTAGTGCCTTTAGTTTTCTCTAGCgtaattttcttaaaaatccttacatttactgtattctcccgCATTAGCAATCTGGGTACTTCTGATAcgttcactgtattttctcaGCGAAGTTTACAGCTATGGTGGAGGAATAGTAGGATCTGATATAAATTTCTGATATAAATTTTAACTTACCTGTTGTTGGTGCAACAGTGCCGGCAGCCGTTGCTGAGGATTAACAGAGGCATTGTTAATCACCTTTCTTTGGgggaaaaatataaatcataATAAACGATATTGTTTGACCAAGTATTGTAATTTCAGATTCAACTGTCCTATTATGTTTCAGTGTAGAAAAACTGCATCTATCGGTGGGTCTGCAAAGCTGTGATACTTACTCATATTGGCTACGgctgcaaaaataataaaaaaaagaattagtttggctaaaatgcagaatacccgtccacttatttgcattttacTTGTATTTACTGCTTCGTTCTATAGAAATAGAGGTGTGAAGTCTCATTGTTAACTCTTtttggacgggtattctgcagttgctCCATTAGTTTTCCTGAATTGAGTATTCATGAGTTTACAGCATTTATGTGTTTTAAATCACCATTAAATaaagtttctataaaaaatagTTAATTATGCATTTTTCACACTTCTAACCAGATTACCAGGAATCATGGTATTGAAAGGCAAAGATTAAGCGTTCACTTACGTAGAGTCTTGTTCTCCAAAGGATCTGTGGGCACTGCAGTCGTTGCATTTTCTGAGTGTGCCAGAGCAACTAgtgacaaaaaatatatgattTAAATAGTTTCAGGGGACTTCCAAAGTTAGGATAACAAGAATATGCTAGAGTATGGTACTTTAGTAATAAGGCAAAGGCAAAGATTAAGCGTTCACTTACGTTGAGTAGTCATGTTGCCCGAAGCAGGTGTGGTCATCGCAGGTGCTGTTGGCTTTTCTGGGTGTACCAGAGCAACTAGTGACAAAAATATATGATTTTAATAGTTCCAGGGGACTTCAGAATAACAAGGATATGCTCGAATATGGTACTTTAGTAATATAATGGGTAAAAAGATGCAAAATTTAACCTTTTGGGGATGAGAATGAAACTCGTTGTGAGCTAGACTATTTGTAATTTAtgggagcccccccccccccagtaatgAGTTCCCTTATCAACAATGGAAAGCCAAGC carries:
- the LOC116613506 gene encoding uncharacterized protein LOC116613506 — protein: MNQIVIACLVFLAGVALVHPEKPTAPAMTTPASGNMTTQLALAHSENATTAVPTDPLENKTLPVANMTTAAGTVAPTTGKSAATTTTCEASATPMALFVLACALLGLE